The following are encoded together in the Drosophila sechellia strain sech25 chromosome 3R, ASM438219v1, whole genome shotgun sequence genome:
- the LOC6612762 gene encoding uncharacterized protein LOC6612762 isoform X1: protein MVGKNFKALAHFHRLTEYIVQCKHCDKTLSSKHTSSNLTRHLIRNHKLLARTIFAGEGGKMLAELKDELEASASEDLSMELGEGETKSAVRGIMSTKLEQEQMERHSQEEMRNKVIGKNNKLWAHFIRISEFMAKCMHCGKTLSSKHSSSNLMRHIVRRHTSLAKTLNHSHQHLTTPKKESYASLERRQAADPLEKVNFDDVDSIIEKVADHLEEEVTSISLQEPFYEYVVDNSDSVVVDRCEEPEPAEMQNMIPPDSASLAESTTQLDEKLKAETIYYNEMAELARAKRRLIDLQTKKLLLDMNVVDH, encoded by the exons ATGGTTGGGAAAAACTTCAAGGCTCTAGCGCACTTTCACCGGCTGACCGAGTACATAGTTCAGTGCAAACACTGCGACAAGACGTTGTCCTCCAAACACACATCCTCCAACTTGACGCGACATTTAATCCGGAACCACAAGCTCTTGGCCCGAACGATTTTCGCCGGCGAGGGGGGTAAGATGCTGGCCGAGCTGAAGGACGAGCTGGAAGCCTCCGCCTCCGAGGACCTGAGCATGGAGCTCGGAGAGGGCGAGACCAAGTCGGCGGTGCGCGGCATCATGAGCACGAAGCTCGAACAGGAGCAGATGGAGCGGCACAGCCAGGAAGAGATGCGCAACAAGGTCATTGGAAAGAACAACAAACTGTGGGCACACTTTATCCGCATCTCCGAATTCATGGCCAAATGTATGCACTGCGGCAAGACGCTCTCCTCGAAGCACTCGTCCTCCAATCTGATGCGACACATTGTGCGTCGTCATACCAGCCTGGCCAAGACGCTAAATCACTCGCACCAGCACCTTACGACACCCAAGAAGGAGTCCTACGCCAGTCTGGAGCGTAGGCAGGCGGCTGATCCCCTGGAGAAAGTCAACTTCGACGATGTGGACAGCATCATCGAAAAGGTGGCCGATCACCTGGAAGAAGAG GTCACTTCGATTTCGCTGCAGGAACCCTTCTACGAGTACGTGGTGGACAACTCTGACTCCGTGGTGGTGGACAGGTGCGAGGAGCCGGAGCCGGCAGAGATGCAGAACATGATTCCGCCGGACAGCGCCTCGTTGGCGGAGTCCACCACACAGCTGGACGAGAAGCTCAAGGCGGAAACGATATACTACAACGAGATGGCCGAGTTGGCCAGGGCCAAGCGGCGGCTCATCGATCTGCAGACCAAAAAGCTGCTTCTCGATATGAACGTAGTGGACCACTAG
- the LOC6612762 gene encoding uncharacterized protein LOC6612762 isoform X2, translating to MVGKNFKALAHFHRLTEYIVQCKHCDKTLSSKHTSSNLTRHLIRNHKLLARTIFAGEGGKMLAELKDELEASASEDLSMELGEGETKSAVRGIMSTKLEQEQMERHSQEEMRNKVIGKNNKLWAHFIRISEFMAKCMHCGKTLSSKHSSSNLMRHIVRRHTSLAKTLNHSHQHLTTPKKESYASLERRQAADPLEKVNFDDVDSIIEKVADHLEEEEPFYEYVVDNSDSVVVDRCEEPEPAEMQNMIPPDSASLAESTTQLDEKLKAETIYYNEMAELARAKRRLIDLQTKKLLLDMNVVDH from the exons ATGGTTGGGAAAAACTTCAAGGCTCTAGCGCACTTTCACCGGCTGACCGAGTACATAGTTCAGTGCAAACACTGCGACAAGACGTTGTCCTCCAAACACACATCCTCCAACTTGACGCGACATTTAATCCGGAACCACAAGCTCTTGGCCCGAACGATTTTCGCCGGCGAGGGGGGTAAGATGCTGGCCGAGCTGAAGGACGAGCTGGAAGCCTCCGCCTCCGAGGACCTGAGCATGGAGCTCGGAGAGGGCGAGACCAAGTCGGCGGTGCGCGGCATCATGAGCACGAAGCTCGAACAGGAGCAGATGGAGCGGCACAGCCAGGAAGAGATGCGCAACAAGGTCATTGGAAAGAACAACAAACTGTGGGCACACTTTATCCGCATCTCCGAATTCATGGCCAAATGTATGCACTGCGGCAAGACGCTCTCCTCGAAGCACTCGTCCTCCAATCTGATGCGACACATTGTGCGTCGTCATACCAGCCTGGCCAAGACGCTAAATCACTCGCACCAGCACCTTACGACACCCAAGAAGGAGTCCTACGCCAGTCTGGAGCGTAGGCAGGCGGCTGATCCCCTGGAGAAAGTCAACTTCGACGATGTGGACAGCATCATCGAAAAGGTGGCCGATCACCTGGAAGAAGAG GAACCCTTCTACGAGTACGTGGTGGACAACTCTGACTCCGTGGTGGTGGACAGGTGCGAGGAGCCGGAGCCGGCAGAGATGCAGAACATGATTCCGCCGGACAGCGCCTCGTTGGCGGAGTCCACCACACAGCTGGACGAGAAGCTCAAGGCGGAAACGATATACTACAACGAGATGGCCGAGTTGGCCAGGGCCAAGCGGCGGCTCATCGATCTGCAGACCAAAAAGCTGCTTCTCGATATGAACGTAGTGGACCACTAG
- the LOC6612763 gene encoding 40S ribosomal protein S8 translates to MGISRDSAHKRRATGGKRKSLRKKRKFELGRPAANTKLGSGRVHKVRTRGGNTKLRALRLETGNFAWASEGVARKTRIADVVYNASNNELVRTKTLVKNSIVVIDATPFRQWYEAHYVLPLGRKRNPKHAQKEDENDVLTKKRSEKVMKKYLERQKYGKVEQALEDQFTSGRILACISSRPGQCGRSDGYILEGKELEFYLKKIKSKK, encoded by the exons ATGG GTATTAGCCGCGATAGTGCACACAAACGCCGGGCCACCGGAGGCAAGCGCAAGTCGCTCCGCAAGAAGCGCAAGTTCGAGTTGGGACGCCCCGCCGCCAACACCAAG cttgGCTCCGGACGCGTGCACAAGGTGCGCACCCGTGGTGGAAACACCAAGCTCCGTGCTCTGCGCCTGGAAACCGGAAACTTCGCCTGGGCCTCCGAGGGAGTGGCGCGCAAGACCCGTATCGCCGATGTTGTGTACAACGCCTCCAACAACGAGCTGGTGCGAACCAAGACCCTGGTGAAGAACAGCATCGTGGTCATCGATGCCACGCCCTTCCGCCAGTGGTACGAGGCGCACTACGTGCTGCCCCTGGGACGCAAGCGTAACCCCAAGCACGCCCAGAAAGAGGACGAGAACGACGTGCTGACCAAGAAGCGCAGCGAAAAGGTCATGAAGAAGTACCTGGAGCGCCAGAAGTACGGCAAGGTCGAGCAGGCCCTCGAGGATCAGTTCACCTCCGGCCGCATCTTGG cTTGCATTTCTTCCCGCCCCGGACAGTGCGGTCGCTCCGACGGCTACATTTTGGAAGGCAAGGAGTTGGAATTCTACCTTAAGAAGATCAAGTCTAAGAAATAA
- the LOC6612766 gene encoding zinc transporter ZIP13 homolog, whose protein sequence is MATNSSFFDAHIAMIYSNLMDQYMPEYFKSFEYTPWVFSLLGSVVIGLSGIFPLIIIPTEEKMAKEGYKDPADSKLLRVLLSFAVGGLLGDVFLHLLPEAWEGDNQDPSSHPSLRSGLWVLSGILIFTIVEKIFSGYASADEENPQPKCVEIANCLLRRHGGQLPEGETSESCGGACDIEDVGKVCFLREQEQKSKEKKEQPKKVAGYLNLLANSIDNFTHGLAVAGSFLVSFRHGILATFAILLHEIPHEVGDFAILLRSGFSRWDAARAQLLTAGAGLLGALVAIGGSGVTSAMEARTSWIMPFTAGGFLHIALVTVLPDLLKEEERKESIKQLLALIFGIALMAVMTMLFEH, encoded by the exons ATGGCCACGAACAGCAGCTTCTTCGATGCACACATCGCCATGATATACTCCAACCTGATGGACCAGTACATGCCCGAGTACTTCAAAAGCTTCGAGTACACGCCATGGGTTTTCTCCCTGCTGGGATCGGTGGTCATTGGACTGAGTGGCATATTCCCGCTGATTATCATTCCCACGGAGGAGAAAATGGCTAAGGAGGGATACAAAGATC CTGCAGATTCCAAACTCCTGCGAGTGCTTCTGAGTTTCGCAGTCGGCGGTCTGCTGGGCGATGTGTTCCTCCACCTGTTGCCAGAAGCCTGGGAAGGCGATAATCAAG ATCCTTCTAGTCACCCATCCCTGCGCTCGGGCCTTTGGGTCCTTTCCGGCATACTGATCTTCACGATCGTGGAGAAAATCTTCTCCGGTTATGCCAGCGCGGACGAGGAGAACCCTCAGCCCAAGTGCGTGGAGATAGCCAACTGCCTGTTGCGTCGACATGGCGGCCAACTACCAGAGGGCGAAACCTCTGAGAGTTGTGGCGGCGCCTGCGACATCGAAGATGTAGGTAAAGTCTGTTTCCTACGCGAGCAGGAACAGAAGTCGAAGGAAAAGAAGGAGCAGCCGAAGAAGGTGGCTGGCTATCTGAACCTTTTGGCCAACTCAATAGACAATTTCACACACGGTCTGGCCGTGGCTGGATCCTTTTTGGTGTCCTTCAGACACGGTATCCTAGCCACTTTTGCCATATTGC TTCATGAAATTCCGCACGAGGTGGGGGATTTCGCAATCCTGCTTCGATCCGGATTCAGTCGCTGGGACGCCGCGCGTGCGCAGCTACTCACGGCGGGAGCTGGCCTGCTCGGTGCTCTGGTGGCCATCGGAGGTTCTGGCGTAACGTCGGCCATGG AGGCACGTACTTCGTGGATTATGCCGTTCACTGCCGGCGGCTTTCTGCACATTGCTCTGGTCACAGTATTACCTGATCTCTtgaaggaggaggagcgcaAGGAGTCCATCAAGCAGCTGCTAGCACTGATATTTGGCATTGCGTTAATGGCCGTGATGACCATGCTATTCGAACACTAG